One Bythopirellula goksoeyrii genomic window, CTGGCGCAGTATGGGAGGCGCGAAATAGTGAAACAGTTGAGAGATAAGAGTTGATGGTGGAGGGCAATTTCACTCAACCCCCCACTCTCAACCCTCAACCCTTCTCCGTATCGATCCAAATTGTCACGGGTCCATCGTTCACAAGTTCCACTTCCATGTGAGTGCGGAACCGGCCCATGGCAGTTGAGATCCCCTGCTCAATCAATCGAGCGACGAATTTCTCGTACATTGCCTCCGCCATTTCTGGTGGTGCCGCCGAGATGAAACTGGGCCGACGGCCCTTGCGGCAATCGCCGTAGAGGGTGAATTGACTCACCACCAAAACTTGACCCTCGACGTCCGCTAGGGAGCAGTTCATCTTGCCATCGGCATCCTCAAAAATACGCAGACCGACGATCTTGTCGGCCAGCCAGTTGAGTTCGGCGTCGGTATCTGCAGCAGCGACTCCCAAGAGCACGAGTACCCCCCCGCCGATCTTCCCGACGGTTTCGGAATCGACAACGACTCGGGCGCGGGAAACTCGTTGAATACATGCTCTCATAACGTATCTCCAGACGCTAAGTCTTACAGCTCACCGTCGCGCTTGTCGCACAGGGTTTCCGGTGCCATACTTCACCCCATGAATTCCAATGTACTGCTCACCTATTATTGTCTGTTGGTTCTGTTGGTGTCCATCGCCGGTGGGATGATCCCCATCTGGATTCGGCTGACCCATCGCTGGATGGAATGCGCTGTCAGCTTCGTGGCCGGAGTGATGTTGGGGATTGGACTTCTTCACATGCTGCCCCATGCGCTAGAGCAGGCGACAAGCTCTGGATTGCCCCCCGCAGCAGCCAACATGCAGGTCATGCTGTGGCTTTTGGCGGGTCTATTGGCAATGTTTTTCATCGAGCGTTTTTTTTGTTTTCACCACCATGAAGTCGAAGATGGTGAAGTCACCTGCCATCATGGTCCTGAGAGTGGCCATGATCACAGCCACGGTCACAATCTCTCTTGGAGCGGCGCTGCATTGGGACTCACGCTGCACAGCGTGATCGAAGGGATCGCCCTGGCAGCAGGCGTAGCCCACGGACATGAGTCGGTGCGACTAGCGGGATTCGGTACGTTTCTAGTAATAGTCCTGCACAAGCCGTTTGATTCCATGACGATCGCCACGCTTATGGCCCACGGCGGCTGGTCGCTCACCTGGCGACACGTGGTCAACGGGCTATTTGCATTGGCAATCCCACTGGGGATCCTCATATTCCGCTTCGGCATGATGAGCGAAGGGGGCGGAGGCGAAACCTTGTCTCACGCGTTGGCTTTCGCTGCAGGTACGTTCCTTTGTATCGCGCTGAGCGACCTCCTGCCGGAACTGCAATTCCACGACCACGACCGCGGCAAACTCTCGGCAGCGTTGTTATTGGGCCTAGCCCTGGCCTGGGGAATCAGCCAACTCGAGAGCACAACCCATTCGCACCCCCCTGCCCTGCCGACCGAGACTATACAAAATGTCCCAACTGAAATCCTCCAGCCATGACAATCGAAACTAAGCTAGACAGGCTTACTAAACCTGCAATTCTTTTCGCACGAATTGCCCTGGCGGCATCATTTCTCTCAGCAGTAGCCGATCGGTTCGGCCTGTGGGGTGAAGCAGGCTCCGGCGAAGTTGCCTGGGGCAGTTTTCCTGCATTCGTCGAATACACAGGGATGCTGCTTTGGTTTCTTCCGAAGTCGTTGGTAATCGTCTCCGCCTGGATAGCAACGATGCTTGAAGGCCTGTTGGCGATTGGACTGCTCATCGGATACCGGCTGCGACTTGTCGCGCTGGCCAGCTGCCTATTGTTGCTCTCTTTCGCACTATCGATGACATTCAGTACCGGAGCAGAAGGCCCCTTGTCCTACTCTGTTTGGACCGCTGCAGCAGCCGCGTTATTACTTGCTACGCATCCTTCTGTATGAAGAGCATTTGAAGATCCAAAAAATTCACCCAAACACCAACGAAGAATAAATCGTCACTACAACCACTCCCATCAGATTCAATACAAAACCTTCCCTTGCCATCTGACGAACCGTCACGCGCCCCGAACTAAACACCACTGCATTCGGCGCTGTTGCGACTGGGAGCATGAACGCAAAACTGGCGGTCAGCGCGGCGGGGACCATGAGCAACTTTGGATCGATGTCCGTCGCAGTTGCCGTTGCTGCCAGTATTGGCATCATGAGGCTGGCGATGGCAGTGTTGCTTGTCACTTCGGTCATGAAGGTTATCGTCAAGCACAAGAAACCGATTAACAGGGGAACAGGCAACGTCGACAAAGAAGCGAGTTGGTCGCCAATCTCTTGGCTCAATCCGGACTGAATAAATGCTTGAGCGATGACAATGCCACTGCTGAAGAGCAACAAGACACCCCAGGGAATCTTCACCGCTGTTTCCCAATCGAGCAGCTGCTCCCCCTTGCCGTTTGGAATCAAAAACAACGCGACGACTGCGAGCAAGGCAATACTGGCATCGTTGGCCCCGGGCAAGTTCAATAACTCTCGCCAGCCACCAAACGGATCAGAGCGGGTGATCCACAAGAGGGCTGTGGTGGCAAACACGGCGAGAGTACGAATTTCCTCTTTCCGCCACTCGCCGACGGGAGGAAGTTCGATTCTTGTCGTTGATTCGATCCGTCTGGTGAGCCACAGCCAGATCAAGGGGATCATTATCAGCACGATGGGCAGAGTCCAACTCATCCACGTCAGAAAACTTATCTCTTCGCCCACGAGCGATTCGTAATTTTGCATG contains:
- the dtd gene encoding D-aminoacyl-tRNA deacylase codes for the protein MRACIQRVSRARVVVDSETVGKIGGGVLVLLGVAAADTDAELNWLADKIVGLRIFEDADGKMNCSLADVEGQVLVVSQFTLYGDCRKGRRPSFISAAPPEMAEAMYEKFVARLIEQGISTAMGRFRTHMEVELVNDGPVTIWIDTEKG
- a CDS encoding SLC13 family permease: MKQWALWLGPVVAVLLGYLLYWQGLPSAAAWTAGITALTALWWVLEPIPIPATSLIPLAMFPLVGVLTADEVGAAYGNPMILLLTGGFMLSSAMERSGTHRRIALGMVSILGGTNGRRLVLGFMLASAFLSMWISNAATTLMLLPIVVAVIEKVSDERLSLALLLGYAYAASVGGIGTPIGTPPNLIFMQNYESLVGEEISFLTWMSWTLPIVLIMIPLIWLWLTRRIESTTRIELPPVGEWRKEEIRTLAVFATTALLWITRSDPFGGWRELLNLPGANDASIALLAVVALFLIPNGKGEQLLDWETAVKIPWGVLLLFSSGIVIAQAFIQSGLSQEIGDQLASLSTLPVPLLIGFLCLTITFMTEVTSNTAIASLMMPILAATATATDIDPKLLMVPAALTASFAFMLPVATAPNAVVFSSGRVTVRQMAREGFVLNLMGVVVVTIYSSLVFG
- a CDS encoding DoxX family protein, with protein sequence MTIETKLDRLTKPAILFARIALAASFLSAVADRFGLWGEAGSGEVAWGSFPAFVEYTGMLLWFLPKSLVIVSAWIATMLEGLLAIGLLIGYRLRLVALASCLLLLSFALSMTFSTGAEGPLSYSVWTAAAAALLLATHPSV
- a CDS encoding ZIP family metal transporter, translating into MNSNVLLTYYCLLVLLVSIAGGMIPIWIRLTHRWMECAVSFVAGVMLGIGLLHMLPHALEQATSSGLPPAAANMQVMLWLLAGLLAMFFIERFFCFHHHEVEDGEVTCHHGPESGHDHSHGHNLSWSGAALGLTLHSVIEGIALAAGVAHGHESVRLAGFGTFLVIVLHKPFDSMTIATLMAHGGWSLTWRHVVNGLFALAIPLGILIFRFGMMSEGGGGETLSHALAFAAGTFLCIALSDLLPELQFHDHDRGKLSAALLLGLALAWGISQLESTTHSHPPALPTETIQNVPTEILQP